Proteins encoded within one genomic window of Lysinibacillus louembei:
- a CDS encoding ABC transporter ATP-binding protein, protein MSTSKRLYHYALLFKKPILVGLVLLTLAVFTDLAGPFIAKHIIDNYMTPGDIAVKPLTWLLIVFFGLSIATAILRYFMYIYLQIGANRVVQQMRQDVFGHIQTLPIHYFDNLPAGKVVARVTNDTEAVRNLYVTVLSQFATSIISIAGVYIALFILDVKLGLIALVVIPFIYVWMIGYRKFASKYNHVIRTKIADINAMINESINGMTIIQAFRREDQMKKEFAEMNNEHYEYERKLLFLDSATSFNLVNVLRLLMFMVFIYYFGTQSMTMPEAITAGTLYALVDYLTRLFNPIVQFVNQFSQLERSLVAGSRVFELLDQKGEAVSEERIPRYEGNVVFDNVSFAYKDDEYVLKNLNFEAKKGETVALVGHTGSGKSSIMNLLFRFYDPQKGHITIDGQNITSLPRQSIRDHMGIVLQDPYLFTGTIASNVSLNDERISRETVEKALAAVGGERVLANLEKGLDEPVIEKGSTLSSGQRQLISFARALAFNPAILILDEATSNIDTETEEIIQHAMDVLKQGRTTFIIAHRLSTIKNADKILVLDRGEIVEQGTHDELLALGGRYETMYQLQANSLNG, encoded by the coding sequence ATGAGTACAAGTAAACGATTGTATCATTACGCATTATTATTTAAAAAGCCAATATTAGTAGGGCTCGTTTTATTAACATTAGCAGTTTTTACAGATTTAGCAGGACCATTTATCGCTAAGCACATTATTGATAACTATATGACACCAGGAGATATTGCTGTTAAACCATTAACATGGCTATTAATTGTCTTCTTCGGGTTATCAATAGCGACAGCAATTTTACGTTATTTTATGTATATTTATTTGCAAATTGGGGCAAATCGTGTTGTACAGCAAATGCGCCAAGATGTCTTTGGACATATTCAAACATTGCCAATTCACTACTTTGACAACTTACCAGCCGGCAAAGTAGTGGCACGTGTAACGAATGATACAGAGGCAGTGCGTAATTTATATGTAACAGTGCTATCACAATTTGCAACAAGCATTATTTCCATTGCAGGGGTTTATATTGCATTATTTATTTTAGATGTGAAGTTAGGGTTAATTGCCTTAGTTGTGATTCCATTTATTTACGTGTGGATGATTGGTTATCGTAAATTTGCCTCTAAATACAATCACGTTATTCGTACAAAAATCGCTGATATTAATGCGATGATTAATGAATCGATTAATGGAATGACGATTATTCAAGCATTCCGCCGTGAAGACCAAATGAAAAAGGAATTTGCGGAGATGAATAATGAGCATTACGAGTATGAGCGGAAGCTATTATTTTTAGATTCAGCAACATCCTTTAATTTAGTAAACGTATTGCGTTTATTAATGTTTATGGTGTTTATTTATTACTTTGGTACGCAGTCGATGACGATGCCTGAAGCAATTACAGCAGGGACATTGTATGCGCTTGTTGACTATTTAACGCGCTTATTCAATCCGATTGTCCAATTTGTTAATCAGTTCTCACAGCTAGAGCGCTCATTAGTGGCTGGCTCTCGCGTATTTGAGCTATTGGATCAAAAAGGGGAAGCGGTAAGCGAGGAGCGCATCCCACGTTACGAGGGCAATGTGGTATTTGACAATGTTTCCTTCGCTTATAAAGATGATGAGTACGTCTTGAAAAATTTAAACTTTGAAGCGAAGAAAGGCGAAACAGTGGCGCTTGTTGGGCATACAGGCTCAGGTAAAAGCTCTATTATGAACTTGTTATTCCGCTTCTATGACCCACAAAAAGGGCATATCACAATTGATGGGCAAAATATTACAAGCTTGCCGCGCCAATCCATTCGTGACCATATGGGTATTGTGCTACAGGACCCATATTTATTTACAGGTACAATCGCTTCCAATGTGAGCTTAAATGATGAGCGTATTTCACGCGAAACAGTTGAAAAAGCATTAGCTGCAGTAGGTGGCGAGCGCGTTTTGGCAAATTTAGAAAAAGGACTAGATGAGCCAGTAATTGAAAAAGGAAGCACGCTGTCATCAGGACAGCGCCAATTAATTTCCTTTGCACGTGCACTAGCATTCAATCCAGCGATTTTAATATTAGATGAAGCGACATCGAATATTGATACGGAGACAGAGGAAATTATTCAGCATGCGATGGACGTATTAAAGCAAGGGCGTACGACATTTATTATTGCGCATCGTCTATCAACAATTAAAAATGCTGATAAAATTCTTGTACTAGATCGTGGTGAAATCGTTGAGCAAGGCACACATGATGAGCTGTTAGCATTAGGTGGTCGCTATGAAACGATGTACCAGCTACAGGCAAATTCATTGAATGGCTAA
- a CDS encoding GNAT family N-acetyltransferase, with amino-acid sequence MTTNKQLAQFLALLNNEPAHHIGYCGENVEEIEQALREDFTEDAFVIAYANEHITAAIGLDIDGTSAEVWGPFMQQAEQAPLLITMWQQLLEKQPSITKFQFFINEQNKLAIEFAEAIDAKQTGQHAVLLWQQQEQQAETSFNFYEPQFYEAFAAIHNAAFPNTYYNAETIIKRLSNENELLLLVNEEGQLQGYAYIEVDALYKNAAIEYIAIAPAFWRQGLGTKLLMMVLAHIGRVHQISEVRLTVDRANEAALRLYKAAGFTVKHELISYYLIK; translated from the coding sequence ATGACAACAAATAAGCAGCTCGCACAATTTCTGGCATTGCTAAACAACGAGCCAGCACATCATATAGGCTACTGTGGTGAAAATGTAGAAGAAATTGAGCAAGCTTTGAGAGAAGATTTTACAGAGGATGCTTTTGTTATTGCATATGCTAATGAGCATATTACAGCAGCAATTGGCTTAGATATAGATGGCACAAGTGCGGAAGTATGGGGACCATTTATGCAACAAGCGGAGCAAGCACCATTGCTAATTACTATGTGGCAGCAGCTTTTAGAAAAGCAGCCAAGCATTACGAAGTTCCAATTTTTTATTAATGAGCAAAATAAGCTAGCAATCGAATTTGCAGAGGCAATCGATGCTAAGCAAACAGGACAGCATGCAGTTTTATTATGGCAACAGCAGGAGCAACAAGCAGAGACATCCTTCAATTTTTATGAGCCACAATTTTATGAGGCTTTTGCAGCAATACACAATGCTGCATTCCCCAATACGTATTATAATGCAGAAACAATTATTAAGCGTTTAAGCAATGAAAATGAATTGCTATTACTTGTCAATGAAGAGGGACAGCTACAAGGCTACGCATATATCGAGGTAGATGCTCTATATAAAAATGCAGCTATTGAATATATTGCAATTGCGCCCGCTTTTTGGCGACAAGGGTTAGGTACAAAGCTATTAATGATGGTACTTGCCCATATAGGTAGGGTACATCAAATTTCAGAAGTTCGATTAACGGTAGATAGAGCGAATGAGGCAGCACTGCGGTTATATAAAGCAGCAGGATTTACTGTAAAGCATGAACTAATCAGCTATTATTTAATAAAATAG